One Succinispira mobilis DSM 6222 genomic window carries:
- a CDS encoding alpha-hydroxy-acid oxidizing protein, with amino-acid sequence MDMKKLTALAREKFGTFCRVCPVCDGRACKGEIPGAGGVGTGRSFQNNLLALQAVQLKQRVIHNVTNPDTSCKIFGLNLKMPILGAPIGGIAFNWNNFLPENEYAATIVTGCKQAGCIGMTGDGKDPNIYKFGLEAIAKEQGYGIATIKPRPNEQIIQLAQQAIDCGTSAIAIDIDAAALINMTVSGQPVSGKTIDQLRELKANISVPLIIKGIMTPEDALACVQAGVDGIVVSNHGGRVLDDTPGTAAVLPAIKQAVGDKLTILVDGGIRNGTDVLKMLALGADAVMLGRPILFSAAGGLAGVNFLLNKFQNELVASMIMTGCQNLDAVQADIIYRP; translated from the coding sequence ATGGATATGAAAAAATTAACCGCCTTAGCCCGCGAGAAATTCGGTACTTTTTGTAGAGTCTGTCCGGTTTGCGATGGTCGCGCCTGCAAAGGTGAAATCCCCGGTGCGGGCGGTGTAGGTACAGGTCGTTCCTTTCAAAATAATTTACTCGCCTTACAAGCCGTACAGCTTAAACAACGGGTTATCCATAATGTAACTAATCCCGATACTAGCTGTAAAATCTTCGGTCTTAATTTAAAAATGCCCATTTTAGGTGCTCCCATTGGTGGTATTGCTTTTAATTGGAATAATTTTTTACCAGAAAATGAATATGCGGCAACTATTGTCACTGGCTGTAAACAAGCTGGCTGTATAGGTATGACCGGCGATGGCAAAGATCCTAATATTTATAAGTTTGGTTTAGAAGCAATTGCCAAAGAGCAAGGCTATGGAATTGCAACTATTAAACCTCGACCCAATGAGCAAATTATTCAGTTAGCCCAACAAGCAATTGACTGTGGCACCAGCGCTATCGCAATTGATATTGATGCGGCAGCTTTAATTAATATGACTGTTTCGGGACAACCGGTAAGCGGTAAAACCATTGACCAATTGCGTGAGCTAAAAGCTAACATTAGTGTCCCACTAATTATCAAAGGCATTATGACACCTGAAGATGCCCTAGCCTGTGTGCAAGCTGGCGTTGATGGCATTGTAGTCTCGAATCACGGTGGCCGAGTTCTCGATGATACGCCAGGTACTGCCGCTGTTTTACCAGCAATCAAGCAAGCTGTCGGTGATAAATTAACAATTTTAGTAGATGGTGGCATCCGCAATGGTACAGACGTTTTAAAAATGCTCGCCTTAGGTGCCGATGCGGTGATGCTCGGTCGCCCAATTTTATTTTCCGCCGCAGGTGGCCTAGCTGGTGTGAACTTCTTGCTGAATAAATTCCAGAATGAATTAGTTGCCAGCATGATTATGACTGGTTGCCAAAACTTAGACGCTGTACAAGCCGATATAATTTATCGCCCTTAG